The genomic DNA ATCTTCTGTTGCAGCGACACTCTGCCCCACACTTGGTGGAATTGCATTTGGGGCAGGGGTAGAAGCAGCCCAAGCAGTTCTTCTCCAGGCAGTCGCACAAATCTATTTTACTGGAAAGGAGGCAGCCTCGTCTGTCATATTTCCTCACAGTCCTataaacaaaaaatggaaaatttcagttcattttcagaCTGTgcagcaaataaaaatgaaagtgcctctgcaaaataaataaataaaggttccAGCATATCCTTGTGATAATTGCTGAAATTACTGATAATTACTGAAAATTTGTATGTCTGAAACTAAAAGTTGAATGTCACGTGACTCTATCTACAATCTCCATGGAGAGGACACATCATAGCTCTTTGACTCTATCAACACACAAGGAGATGCCAAGCCAAAGTGACACACATAAAAGTTTATTTGCTCCACTgcttaataataaaaagaaacccCTCCAGCACTACCACCTGGGGTTAGGGTAGGCACAGGCCCCATCGTTTGGCCTCCCAAAGCACTTGCATAAACCCACAATATTTAGGTTGTCTGTGGATCCATAAGTTAGTGCAGCACCTCTCCTGGGTcttgtctccctctctctttccctggccATAGATGATGGGTTGTTCCTCCTACCCTTGCCCTGGCCTCTGTCTAGGGCTGCCTTGACCATGGATAAATACAGCATCCATTCCACAGGCTGGTTGCTTTTGCCTCCCAACACTTCCCTTCCCACAGCATGGCTTGTTATTGATGGGTTGCCCATCCCCTTGCCTACCGAGCTTCTGCTATCTCCCTGGTGCTTGTTCACTGCTCTTCACCATAGCTAACTGGCTTCACTTGATAAATGGTCAGCAGTTAGGAGTTTCTCCAGTTTTGGGGAAGTCAGTAATCTGTCAGTCCTCATCACCCTCTCACATCTGAGAAGGATGAGGTGTTTCCCTAAGTAAATTTGTTTACTCAGAACTGCTTTGCTCAAAGACATTTTCTACACAGATAATGGCACAAATGGCATACATATTAGATTCCAGTTACACTGTGCAGAGTGTGTACCTGAAAGCAGCAAAATCCATACAGGAAAATCCTGTGTAAAATAGCCACATCTGTGCAGTTAAAAAGATCCCAAACATTAAGAATTCTGATCAGTTTCACAGCTCTTTATTATTACATATACACAGGCACACATACCAAAGTAGGGTTCAATAGGCTATTTAGCACACGACTGCCAGATTAATGTTACAGCAAGTCATCCACAAAAGACTGGCTACCATAATTAATTCAAATACAAACTAACAGGGGTTGGAAAATTGCATTCCTGCATAATCTTTCAATttgcataatttaaaataaattagaagAACCTTGTCAACAGTGTTTCCAGGTTCCATCAATTCTAGTTGTGTTAGGATTCAGCCTCATTTTTTGCCCTTGAACAATTTATTAAGGCCACCAGGCACTGATTTAAAGCCACTGCTATGGCTGATtcaaacaaaatttttaaaaagagataaacaTAATTGAGCAATATACTAAAGACACTTTCATCTAAAACTCAATGTTACCTTCTTGGGTCCTTACAAACACTACATAGGTTGCATGAAAGCTGGGAGCCAGAGTGGCCTTGTGCTACTCTTCAAGGATGTTCCTATGAAACAGTTACAGTTACTAGTAGCTGTCTTCTTAGTAGGACCAGAGATCTAAAACAGTCAAGACAGTGGCTCCTTGAGGTTCATAGTTTTGAGAGTCTTTTTTTaagcctttaaaagaaaaatgtcttaggcaagtttgttgtggttgttgtggttcttgttgttttaaatccTAGCTGTTTTTACACTGCTGTCAAAAGAGGCCAGGGGTATCATCCTCATTGTTCTCTAGATGAACTTTATTATAAATTGTGTGATCCCTCCCCTTCACCCATGTGAAGGGTGGAAGGGAACCAAAGGATGGAAATCATCATGCTTTACTTGTGAACTTTCCAGTGGTAGAAGTCCTGATGGTGAATGCCGGCCTACAACCCACTTCTAAATATATGTACAGAAAAGCAAATTCTAAAGACTTTAGTGGAATTTTCAAAGTACCCAGACTGGCATTTCTAGAGTTACACTCAGTATGAAATGCAGAATGAACTGGAGTCATCATCTTACTTCTTTGTGGTGCTGAAACAATCCTGGTTTATCATTGACATGCAGGCtttcttctgctgctcccgagTTTCTGGATTGAAGTCTGCCAGCAGAGGTCCTGGATTCTGAAATGCCAGACATTTCAGCTGACGCTCAATTTGTTGCTATAAGCAAGCAAACATGTGGTTATAGTGATAACATGTTCATTGGGAGGTATAAAAACAATCCATGACATAAACTTGACCCTTGCTTTGCCAGATCGTCTCATCTCATCTTTCTTCGTCTGATCTGTCAGTCATTTGTTAAGGCAAAGCTATATAAAGAAACTGAAAGGAGAGGGATTGGAATCTATAAGAAGGTCCTCAAAATATCATGTTGATTCCTGCTGCTGCTCAGGCAATGAAAAGGTTAACCTGCTTGTGAGTTTTCCTCTTTAGAAAGCATGAACCTTCACATTAAGTAACCAATGAGATATTCAAACAAAAGCATATAGAAAAATGATAATTAAAGGCAGCCTAATGCTCTTAACTGAAAATGAAATGTCTGAGAACAGGCAGGGGGGTTTACAACGGTTTGGGTGTAATACCTAGTTAGCTGTGACACTGATGTAGAAACGAATGTATGGTGTAGCAGGTGTATTTTCGACATCATCTACTCTGATGTAGAAGCACCAAAAATCATTTAGTATTAAGTAGACAGAACTATTCTTGGTTTAAGCTAAAGAATAACTCATTTGGGCAAATGATATGACCTGCAATAGAATCTCAAGTGTTGCAACCTTCACACTGCTCAAAAATTACCATCTACATTACTGCTAAACTGTGAGTTGTTGGAGGGGGAAgatagaagggaaagaaaaagctgAAGGTCTGAGCACATACTTTAAATACAAAAGATCCCAGGTACTGATAGTATTCAAAGTAAgactgaaaagattttttaaaaaaactgaagagCTGCTGCCAACCAGATTTGACAATATTATCGATCTGAATGGGTGTCTGTGGCCCTCTAGGTGTTTCTGGACTATAATATAAATCATCCTTTACCACTGACTGACCATGCTGCTTAGAGCTACTGGATGttgtagaagaaagaaagaaatctggaaAACCACAATTGCCCCTGCTGTGTGTGGAACAATTGTCTCCGATAGTTAAAGGCAGCTTCTCTGTGTTCCTGTTATACATGACATGCCTTCTAGAAACCATCTTTTGCTAAACTTGTTATTCAGGGAAGATGGTTGATAGTTCAGCAGCATATATAAATGATAAGAGATGGTCTTCTGATCATTGGGAATTGCTCCCTAGTTTCTGCAATTGGAGAAGCATACTTCTTTCCAGCTGAATGAAGGGCCAGAGAAAGCAAagtgcaagaaaagaaaaaaataagtttgAAGAATTGACTgtggcgtttatcacactgaggttattggagctaagatcaggggtgactgcgggtcgaaCGATGCGAATTGACGTGAATGATTTGTTACTAGTTATTCCCTGATTGTTCCctggataagtcctctctaatcgcaATGTTGTCTAAAAATCTTTGCCGCAATCTTGGGACTTTGcagggaaaatgcctttttattcccagctcccccccccccccccaataaagtcCAAAGAGACTCTGGAACTGGACATTGTTGATGCTTCAAGTCCCTTCTAGTTTATGgagatcttaaggtgaacctatcaggggagttcttggcaagtttcttcagaggaggtttgccattgtcatcctctgagcctgagagtgtgtgatttctccaaggtcacccaatggtttacatggctgagtcagcattcgaattctggtctccagagactcagtccaacactcaagcaacTATATTGTGCTGTCTCTGTAGAACTGGGCTACTTGCCTGTAAAAAGAGGTGAAGGAGAAATTAGCAAGGGGCTTCCCTGACAAGCCCCGGTTGGTGGGGAGCAGATAGTCATTTGCCAATCGATCTTCTTTCTatagagaattttttaaaaatcagttattttGCCAATCAGAAGGAAATGAAATTGAGATgtccccccttctctttctccccagaTCACTGGTAAGCAAAAGGCACCTAAGCCACACCTAAAGGCCACCCACTGACCACCCAAAATAGgcattaaagtggaattgaaTTATTTGCACTGCAAATGGTAGCAGAACAGTAGAGGGGAAGGATGTAATTAGCAGGGTTTTTGCCATTAATGGACAGAAATGCTTTCCAAAAGGTCTCCCACtgggagaacaacagaagaggtttgacatca from Sceloporus undulatus isolate JIND9_A2432 ecotype Alabama chromosome 2, SceUnd_v1.1, whole genome shotgun sequence includes the following:
- the ARL14EPL gene encoding ARL14 effector protein-like → MEECLEGSWPGRGQLSPRKLAEAIICAKENTQGQKQQILPLPGERDKWKKMQQIERQLKCLAFQNPGPLLADFNPETREQQKKACMSMINQDCFSTTKKTVRKYDRRGCLLSSKIDLCDCLEKNCLGCFYPCPKCNSTKCGAECRCNRRWVYDQIKTEAGHTVRFPF